In Deltaproteobacteria bacterium, one DNA window encodes the following:
- the ftsZ gene encoding cell division protein FtsZ: MFELEENISIGANIKVVGVGGGGSNAVSTMIAGGMTGVEFIVANTDIQALNSNKAATKLQLGLDLTKGLGAGANPDVGRRAAIESYNEIVEKLEGADMVFVTAGMGGGTGTGGAPVVAKIARELGALTIGVVTKPFMFEGKKRSKHAESGLQELRENVDTLIVIPNQKLLTIAAEKTPLLETFKKADEVLLQAVKGISDLINIRGLINLDFADIRTVMKEKGMAIMGTGAAKGENRAVQAATAAISSPLLENIKIDGATGIIINVTGGSDLSLYEVNEASTLITEAAHEDAEIIFGAVIDDSLGDEVRVTVIATGFSKPEPKINVQDAFSGMQNFLNPIVNNQGVSMPNLNFTLPPMPNLNYELPPISTVQNSVNYFTQEKIFSQEIHMPMAMPSPSQNQSQNQSQNPVPQAMEEIHQVPSVSQIPAPQPIEATPIAPIDSSLNTREMLIAKARAFRESQEIKNKHHQPEQLSMNVDAEASLEEARKMAREVLNSSFSSQNLEVPSFIRKRQSQEIDK, encoded by the coding sequence ACCGGTGTTGAGTTTATTGTGGCCAACACAGATATTCAAGCCTTGAACTCAAATAAAGCCGCAACTAAATTACAACTGGGATTAGATTTAACCAAAGGCTTAGGCGCTGGTGCCAATCCTGATGTAGGAAGAAGAGCTGCCATTGAATCCTACAATGAAATTGTTGAAAAGCTAGAGGGCGCTGATATGGTTTTTGTCACTGCTGGCATGGGTGGTGGCACAGGAACAGGTGGCGCACCTGTTGTCGCAAAGATTGCTCGAGAGCTGGGCGCTCTTACTATTGGAGTTGTGACCAAGCCCTTCATGTTTGAAGGTAAGAAAAGAAGCAAGCACGCAGAAAGTGGATTGCAAGAATTACGAGAAAATGTCGACACTCTTATCGTCATTCCTAATCAAAAGCTATTAACAATTGCTGCAGAGAAAACCCCTTTATTGGAAACATTCAAAAAAGCTGACGAGGTTTTATTACAAGCCGTAAAAGGCATCTCTGACTTGATAAATATACGTGGTTTAATTAATCTAGATTTTGCAGATATTCGCACGGTGATGAAAGAAAAAGGCATGGCCATCATGGGAACGGGCGCTGCTAAAGGTGAAAACCGTGCGGTTCAAGCCGCGACAGCAGCCATTTCTTCTCCGCTTCTTGAAAATATCAAAATTGATGGAGCTACAGGAATTATTATCAACGTCACCGGGGGATCGGATCTCAGCCTTTACGAAGTTAATGAAGCCTCCACCCTTATCACAGAGGCAGCCCATGAAGATGCCGAAATTATTTTTGGAGCCGTTATTGATGACAGCTTAGGGGATGAAGTGCGAGTGACTGTAATAGCCACCGGTTTTTCAAAACCAGAACCTAAGATCAATGTACAAGACGCCTTTTCTGGAATGCAAAATTTCCTAAATCCAATCGTTAACAATCAGGGTGTTTCGATGCCCAATTTGAATTTCACACTGCCCCCTATGCCCAATTTGAATTATGAATTGCCGCCCATTTCAACGGTGCAAAACTCAGTGAATTATTTTACTCAAGAAAAAATATTTTCACAAGAAATTCATATGCCGATGGCGATGCCAAGTCCAAGTCAAAATCAAAGTCAAAATCAAAGTCAAAATCCTGTTCCACAAGCGATGGAAGAGATTCATCAGGTTCCCTCTGTTTCTCAAATCCCTGCTCCTCAGCCCATTGAAGCGACGCCTATTGCTCCGATAGACTCGTCTTTAAATACTCGAGAAATGTTGATCGCCAAGGCACGCGCTTTTAGAGAAAGTCAGGAAATAAAAAATAAACATCATCAGCCAGAGCAGCTTTCAATGAATGTGGACGCCGAGGCTTCCTTAGAAGAAGCCAGAAAAATGGCCCGGGAGGTCTTAAACTCCTCATTCTCGAGTCAAAATTTAGAAGTTCCTTCTTTTATTCGCAAAAGACAAAGTCAAGAAATTGATAAATAA
- a CDS encoding UDP-2,3-diacylglucosamine diphosphatase, which translates to MAVSYFLSDVHIKDNQDINYIKLNQFLEKDWLSHRGDIYLLGDIFDLWVSNHQIFVHSYKRLIHNLIQVKQKGFKVVYFEGNHDLHLNKFWHQELGFEVQREIKTYSIEGLKFRLEHGDLINSKDLAYLRLRRFLRTPTMTFLAHTIPGLFWKILGQKWSHESRKNSRRFKENKTTEIIEMIRNYAENQDQDQKQNHDPDRDPFDVMITGHMHVKDTYEFQKNNETKISINLGSWFEEPSILKFERCVPGNSLKNFSWIKCESP; encoded by the coding sequence ATGGCAGTTAGTTACTTTTTATCTGATGTTCATATAAAAGATAATCAAGATATAAATTATATAAAACTCAATCAGTTTTTAGAAAAAGATTGGTTGAGTCATCGGGGCGATATTTATTTACTTGGAGATATCTTTGATCTTTGGGTTTCAAACCATCAAATTTTTGTTCATTCCTATAAGCGGCTTATACATAATTTAATTCAGGTTAAACAAAAAGGATTTAAAGTCGTTTACTTTGAAGGAAATCATGATCTTCATTTAAATAAATTTTGGCATCAGGAATTAGGATTTGAAGTTCAAAGAGAAATAAAGACCTATTCCATTGAGGGATTAAAATTTCGATTAGAACATGGTGATTTGATCAACTCCAAAGACCTAGCCTATTTGCGGTTACGTCGATTTCTAAGAACACCGACAATGACATTTTTAGCTCATACTATTCCTGGATTGTTTTGGAAAATTTTGGGACAAAAATGGAGTCATGAAAGCAGAAAAAACAGCCGTCGGTTTAAAGAAAACAAAACGACTGAAATTATCGAAATGATCCGAAACTATGCTGAAAATCAAGATCAAGATCAAAAGCAGAATCATGATCCTGACCGCGATCCTTTTGATGTAATGATTACTGGGCACATGCATGTAAAAGACACTTACGAATTTCAAAAAAACAATGAAACAAAGATATCCATCAATTTAGGATCTTGGTTTGAAGAGCCATCTATATTGAAATTTGAGCGATGTGTGCCAGGGAACTCGCTGAAGAATTTTTCCTGGATAAAATGTGAGAGTCCTTAG